TGTCATTTATATGCTTTTGATCATGGGATGGATTTAAATAGTCCTATTTATCAACAGGCTGTCACCTCAAAAGGGATTGAAATTGGCAAGGATGTTTGGCTAGGTGCGCATGTTGGCATCAAAGATGGCATTTCGATTGGTGATCATGCTGTCGTGGGAATGAACAGCATGGTGACTAAGAATATTGCAGAAAGAGAAATTGTGGTGGGTAACCCTGCACGTTTTATCCGATATCGTGATTAGGTGAACATTCTGTAAAAATTCCTGCTGTTTTGATGAAATTAATTACATGATCATGCCCAAAGCATAAAAAAGTTATGTTACTTTTATAGATAAGAAAGAGACCTAGGGCTGTCATGCCAAAGAGAGGCGACTATGAAACGTGTGATTGCATGTATTGATTCTTCACCATGTATTAATGCATTGGCAGAGGCTGCGGCATGGATTGCCCAAAAAACTCAACGAGAGTTGGTGCTTTTGCAAGTGCTTGATTATTATCCTGCGAGCTATCACTTGGGTGAAATTAGTGGTGTGATTGGTTTTGAAAGTAATGCGATGTTACTGAAGGAACTTGCTGAATTAGAACAAAAACAAAGTGAATTGGCGCTTGATTATAGTAATAATCTCTTAACGCATATTTCTGAAACGATTCAACAGCAGTATGGTATTACACCGACAAAAATCCAAGAAAAAGGTGATTTTCTTGAACAGAGTTTCGGGGTTTTACGTTCAGATGATTTTGTCGTCATTGGTCGCGTAGGTGAGCGTTCTGCAGAAAAACATAAAGCCATTGGAGGGAATGTTGAAAACTTTATTCGTGGTGCAAAGTGTACTGTTTTAACGGTAGGTGAAACCTTTAAAGCGCCAACACGCTTTATTTTTGCTTATGAATATTCTGAAACCTGTCAGAAAATGTTAGAACGTGTTGAACAAAGTGATTTACTGCGGCAACTACAATGTCATTTACTCTATGTGGGCGATCATCCTGAAATTTTAAATGAACCTGCAAATCGTTTAAAAGAAGCAGGTCTGGATGTGGTGATCGAGTATCGTTATGGTGATGTGGCGGAAAATATCTTAGATTATCAAAACCAACATCAGATCCAATTGATTGTATTAGGCGCATTTAGCCACAGTAAAATCCATCAATTCTTCTTAGGAAGTGTGACAACCACAATTTTTCGTAATGCCAATGTTCCGCTTTTGGTGGTGAAGTAAATCATGATTAGCTTAGACTTAAAAGATGGCATAATTTCGATGCAGCATGACATTCTTTATCTGACAAGATAACAATGAAGATTAAAATGCTTGCTTTTTTAATGGAACTTAAAAATATTTTAGGTTTAGGTTGAATCGAATAAAAATTAAACTTTTTTAAAAAGTTATTATTTTTTAAATATTTATATTCTTATAGGTGAGTTATCCACAAGTCTATGAACAACTTTAGTGGATAACTCATTTTAAATTAGATGCAAAATTTCAGTTTTGATCATCCTCTTGTAGAGATGATGTCATGATCAAAATGACCTATTTATTAAGATAAAAAACGATTACTTTACGATGGCGATTGCAAAACCATCATGTCCTTTGCTTCCTACTGTTTGTAGCGCAGTACAAGATAAAATTTTAGGGTGATTTTGCATGGCACGATACATTTCACGGATGCCTTCAATACTTGGTTTAATATTCTCAGGATCTAATATATCACCTGCACGAATTACATTATCTAATACAATAATCGTACCTGAGTGGGACAGATTTAAGCTGAGTTCTAAATATTCAGGATAACTTTGTTTGTCAGCATCGACAAAAATAAAGTCGAACGCTTCGGTATTTGCAGGCAAGGCTTTTAAAATATCAGCGGCACGTCCTACTTTAAGATCAATTGTTTGTGGCAATTTGGCATTGTCGATATTTTCTTGTGCTAAAGCAGCGTGCGTATCTCGACCTTCAATTGTTAAAATATAGCCATCTTCAGGGAGTGCACGTGCTAACCACATGGTGCTATATGCCGCAAAAGTTCCTAATTCTAAAACACGTTTACATTTGTTCATCTGAATCAACATTTGTAATAGCATGCCTTGATTTGGCGCAACGGCTAAATGATCGGGAAAGCCACGCTCATCGGTATGTTTTAAAGTTTGAGTGAGAATAGGATCTTCTGGAATTAAATGTGATTCGATATAAGTATCGATGTCTGACCACATTTGTTGCATATTGTTTCACCTGAATAAGATTGGCAAG
The DNA window shown above is from Acinetobacter piscicola and carries:
- a CDS encoding O-methyltransferase; the protein is MQQMWSDIDTYIESHLIPEDPILTQTLKHTDERGFPDHLAVAPNQGMLLQMLIQMNKCKRVLELGTFAAYSTMWLARALPEDGYILTIEGRDTHAALAQENIDNAKLPQTIDLKVGRAADILKALPANTEAFDFIFVDADKQSYPEYLELSLNLSHSGTIIVLDNVIRAGDILDPENIKPSIEGIREMYRAMQNHPKILSCTALQTVGSKGHDGFAIAIVK
- a CDS encoding universal stress protein, translated to MKRVIACIDSSPCINALAEAAAWIAQKTQRELVLLQVLDYYPASYHLGEISGVIGFESNAMLLKELAELEQKQSELALDYSNNLLTHISETIQQQYGITPTKIQEKGDFLEQSFGVLRSDDFVVIGRVGERSAEKHKAIGGNVENFIRGAKCTVLTVGETFKAPTRFIFAYEYSETCQKMLERVEQSDLLRQLQCHLLYVGDHPEILNEPANRLKEAGLDVVIEYRYGDVAENILDYQNQHQIQLIVLGAFSHSKIHQFFLGSVTTTIFRNANVPLLVVK